From Myxococcota bacterium, a single genomic window includes:
- a CDS encoding TetR/AcrR family transcriptional regulator — protein MARTDSRERILNAAESLFAEKGVRAASLREIGARARANPGSIYFHWKTKAELVREVFARRLGPLDAERLRRLEAAEKEHAPEAVPLEGVLEALVAPMLELLTQQRSGAGFLRLLGRTYNEPDRDLVRMLRRDHGATVERFRDALARALPELPEEQLFVRFHFALGALAYTLGSDASWQLVVGARKRPASWEQVLSELMPFLVAGFGAPSALPDTRRGAA, from the coding sequence TTGGCCCGCACCGACTCGCGCGAGCGCATCTTGAATGCAGCCGAGTCCCTGTTCGCGGAAAAAGGCGTGCGGGCGGCTTCGCTGCGTGAGATCGGGGCGCGAGCCCGGGCGAACCCGGGCTCGATCTACTTCCACTGGAAGACCAAGGCCGAGCTGGTGCGCGAGGTGTTTGCGCGGCGCCTGGGCCCGCTCGACGCGGAGCGGTTGCGCCGGCTCGAGGCGGCCGAGAAGGAGCACGCCCCCGAGGCGGTTCCGCTCGAGGGCGTGCTCGAAGCGCTGGTGGCGCCGATGCTCGAATTGCTCACCCAGCAGCGGAGCGGCGCCGGCTTCCTGCGTCTGCTGGGGCGCACCTACAACGAGCCCGACCGCGATCTCGTGCGCATGCTGCGCCGGGACCACGGCGCCACCGTCGAGCGCTTTCGCGACGCGCTGGCGCGCGCGCTGCCCGAGCTCCCCGAAGAGCAGCTCTTCGTGCGGTTCCACTTCGCGCTGGGCGCGCTCGCCTACACCCTGGGCAGCGACGCCAGCTGGCAGCTGGTGGTGGGTGCGCGCAAGCGTCCCGCGTCCTGGGAGCAGGTGTTGAGCGAGCTGATGCCGTTCCTGGTCGCCGGGTTCGGTGCGCCGAGTGCCTTGCCCGACACGCGACGCGGAGCGGCCTAG
- a CDS encoding nitronate monooxygenase, with amino-acid sequence MSHPTLRTVLCELTGVEYPIVQTGMGWVASAKLVSATANAGGLGIIASATMDLRQLEAAIAETKSRTDKPFGVNLRSDAPDVMDRAALMVREGVKVASFALAPSEKLMRSLKDEGLVCIPSIGAKRHAEKVAGWGADAVIVQGGEAGGHTGSVPTTVLLPQVVDAVDIPVIAAGGFFDGRGLVAALAYGAAGIAMGTRFLLTSDSPVPDAIKQVYLQGKVTDTVVTTQVDGHPHRVLRTPLVERLLKTNAVTSLPRAAQNALAFQQMSGASWWDLIREAISMKRSQELSWSQVIMAANAPMLLKGTMVEGKVDAGVMASGQVTGLIEDLPSCAELIGRIVAEAEDTLNHLGAKAPQDA; translated from the coding sequence ATGAGCCATCCCACCCTGCGCACCGTCCTGTGCGAACTCACTGGCGTCGAGTACCCGATCGTCCAGACCGGTATGGGCTGGGTGGCGAGCGCGAAGCTCGTCTCTGCCACGGCGAACGCGGGCGGCCTCGGCATCATCGCGTCGGCCACGATGGACCTGCGCCAGCTCGAGGCGGCGATCGCCGAGACGAAGAGCCGCACCGACAAGCCCTTCGGCGTGAACCTGCGCTCGGATGCCCCGGACGTCATGGACCGCGCGGCGCTGATGGTGCGCGAAGGCGTGAAGGTGGCGTCCTTCGCCCTGGCCCCCAGTGAGAAGCTGATGCGCTCGCTGAAGGACGAGGGGCTGGTGTGCATCCCGTCGATCGGCGCGAAGCGCCACGCCGAGAAGGTGGCGGGCTGGGGAGCCGACGCGGTGATCGTGCAGGGGGGTGAGGCCGGCGGTCACACGGGCAGCGTGCCGACCACGGTGCTCTTGCCGCAGGTGGTCGATGCGGTCGACATCCCTGTGATCGCGGCGGGCGGCTTCTTCGACGGACGCGGACTGGTCGCGGCGCTGGCTTATGGCGCGGCGGGCATCGCGATGGGCACACGCTTCCTGCTGACGAGCGACTCGCCCGTACCCGACGCGATCAAGCAGGTCTACCTGCAGGGGAAGGTCACGGACACGGTGGTCACGACCCAGGTCGACGGTCACCCGCATCGCGTGCTGCGCACGCCGCTGGTGGAGCGTCTGCTCAAGACCAACGCGGTGACGAGCCTGCCCCGGGCGGCTCAGAACGCGCTCGCGTTCCAGCAGATGTCGGGTGCCTCGTGGTGGGATCTGATCCGCGAGGCGATCTCCATGAAGCGCAGCCAGGAGCTCTCCTGGAGCCAGGTGATCATGGCCGCGAACGCACCGATGCTGCTCAAGGGCACGATGGTCGAAGGCAAGGTAGACGCGGGTGTCATGGCGAGCGGGCAGGTGACTGGCCTGATCGAAGATCTCCCGAGCTGTGCCGAGCTGATCGGCCGGATCGTGGCCGAGGCCGAGGACACCCTGAACCACCTCGGGGCGAAGGCGCCCCAGGACGCCTAG
- a CDS encoding MFS transporter, producing MSFAEFRGRAFWVVLGCFVCQMGLGFGYGMTALAPALVEDLGWSRATFSSAQAPQVFFIAGASPLVWWVLLRLGARGLFALSAVLLGSAYVIVAGMDAWWEFAFAWALVGLAVTGLGDITVGAVMAQWFRERRGLALGMAYTGSNVGGYLATTLMVALAAGGSWRDGVGAMAGVAFCVLLPVALFAVRERGSVARVEDVDAVGEETDLSLGEAVRTRSFWILAFGLGVYWCDLYILLHHFGLAAVDAGFAAEQAAFYWKNAVLMGLLSKVAFGFVADRLPAKAAILLDYALLSVAIGSLLWISAWGAWGGWAFVVVFGFAYTARDVATPLAIAYAFGGRHLAQIYGVMMLTILLAGPGPVVAGAIRDATGSYAPGFGLLAALNVVSFLALWALRDERRRSARS from the coding sequence TTGAGCTTCGCCGAGTTTCGCGGGCGCGCCTTCTGGGTGGTGCTGGGCTGCTTTGTCTGTCAGATGGGCCTGGGCTTCGGCTACGGCATGACGGCTCTGGCCCCGGCCCTGGTGGAAGACCTCGGCTGGTCGCGTGCCACCTTCTCGTCGGCACAGGCGCCCCAGGTGTTCTTCATCGCCGGGGCGAGCCCGCTGGTCTGGTGGGTGCTCCTGCGGCTCGGCGCGCGCGGCCTGTTCGCCTTGTCGGCGGTGCTGCTCGGGTCGGCCTACGTGATCGTCGCGGGCATGGATGCGTGGTGGGAGTTCGCCTTCGCCTGGGCGCTGGTGGGGCTCGCCGTCACGGGCCTCGGCGACATCACGGTGGGCGCGGTGATGGCCCAGTGGTTTCGCGAGCGCCGGGGCCTGGCTCTGGGCATGGCGTACACCGGTTCGAACGTCGGCGGCTATCTCGCCACCACCCTGATGGTGGCGCTCGCCGCCGGTGGCAGCTGGCGCGACGGTGTGGGCGCGATGGCGGGCGTGGCGTTCTGCGTGCTCCTGCCCGTGGCGCTCTTCGCGGTGCGCGAGCGCGGCAGCGTGGCCCGGGTGGAAGACGTGGACGCCGTGGGCGAGGAGACCGATCTCTCCCTCGGCGAAGCCGTCCGCACGCGCAGCTTCTGGATCCTCGCCTTCGGACTCGGCGTGTATTGGTGCGATCTCTATATCCTGCTGCACCACTTCGGCCTGGCCGCCGTCGATGCCGGGTTCGCGGCGGAACAGGCCGCGTTCTACTGGAAGAACGCGGTGCTGATGGGCTTGCTCAGCAAGGTGGCGTTCGGTTTCGTCGCCGATCGCCTGCCGGCGAAGGCGGCCATCCTGCTCGACTACGCGCTGCTCTCGGTCGCGATCGGTTCGCTCCTGTGGATCTCGGCCTGGGGAGCCTGGGGCGGCTGGGCCTTCGTCGTGGTCTTCGGGTTCGCGTACACCGCGCGCGATGTCGCGACGCCCCTGGCGATCGCCTACGCCTTCGGGGGTCGGCATCTCGCCCAGATCTACGGCGTGATGATGCTGACGATTCTGTTGGCGGGTCCCGGGCCCGTGGTCGCCGGAGCCATCCGCGATGCCACCGGGAGCTATGCGCCCGGGTTCGGCCTGTTGGCGGCGCTGAACGTCGTATCCTTCCTCGCGCTCTGGGCGTTGCGCGACGAGCGTCGTCGTTCGGCCCGGTCGTGA
- a CDS encoding enoyl-CoA hydratase/isomerase family protein, giving the protein MADELRFETPEPGIAVLTLHRPERLNALNAPLMEQLDAALGRVRDDADLRVCLLRGAPRTNGTPCFSAGVDLKAFAEGQGVGFQPGIRITDTLAALPKPTIAVIDGVCTTGGAELAVACHLRLVAPTARISDWHLRKLGTGLGAWGASTRWARLVGAARTRELFLTGREIDGEEALRIGFASRLVPSASLFETALSLAREIATLDPRGVAMTLAHLARVDDQSEAQALAFAAQAPDWFGIQPDLGQDPGAE; this is encoded by the coding sequence ATGGCCGATGAACTTCGCTTCGAGACCCCCGAGCCGGGGATTGCGGTGCTCACCCTGCACCGGCCCGAACGCCTGAATGCGCTGAACGCCCCGCTGATGGAGCAGCTCGACGCCGCGCTCGGGCGCGTGCGGGACGATGCCGACCTGCGGGTGTGTCTGCTGCGCGGCGCGCCGCGCACGAACGGCACGCCGTGCTTCAGCGCGGGGGTCGACCTGAAGGCCTTCGCCGAGGGGCAGGGCGTGGGCTTCCAGCCGGGGATCCGGATCACCGACACCCTGGCCGCGCTGCCGAAGCCGACGATCGCGGTGATCGACGGGGTTTGCACCACCGGCGGCGCGGAGCTGGCGGTCGCTTGCCACCTCCGGCTCGTGGCCCCGACCGCACGCATCTCCGACTGGCACCTGAGGAAGCTCGGCACCGGCCTCGGTGCCTGGGGAGCGTCCACGCGCTGGGCGCGGCTGGTGGGCGCGGCGCGCACGCGGGAGCTGTTTCTCACCGGCCGCGAGATCGATGGCGAAGAAGCGCTGCGGATCGGCTTCGCGAGCCGGCTCGTACCTTCCGCGTCGCTCTTCGAGACGGCGCTCTCGCTCGCACGCGAGATCGCGACGCTCGACCCACGCGGGGTGGCCATGACCCTGGCCCACCTGGCGCGCGTCGACGACCAGAGCGAGGCCCAGGCGCTGGCCTTCGCGGCCCAGGCGCCGGACTGGTTCGGGATCCAGCCGGACCTGGGGCAGGACCCGGGCGCGGAGTGA
- a CDS encoding acyl-CoA dehydrogenase family protein: MDFDFSDEEKAFQKEVEAFLAAEASPDVMDAHPEQLSQTVDTPPKRAFMRKLAERGWLGMSWPKEYGGQERSGIYDFLLTEALSRWGAPQPGKGVGIVGKTIIRHGNEKLKKTFLPKIMRGEVEFAIGYSEPQAGSDAANMQLKAQKVDGGWKLDGKKIWTTSAHFADWYWVGARTDTSHKHKGITLFLIEMNHPGLTLSPTWTIGDERTNEVFFDDVFVSDDFVVGEVNHGWTYICEALDLERFAMMPVGCLEKKVEALCEHVATTKRDDRPLREDPGARRAVAQTVTQLEVARMLQRRVISEALKDRVPTVESSQYKLYMNETGQRMTNATLDLLGSEGLLKKANASAPMGGRFERSYRYTVVDTIGGGTSEVQKNIIARRGLGLPANF; the protein is encoded by the coding sequence ATGGATTTCGACTTCAGCGACGAAGAGAAGGCGTTCCAGAAGGAGGTCGAGGCCTTCCTCGCCGCCGAAGCGTCGCCCGACGTGATGGACGCGCATCCGGAGCAACTCTCCCAGACCGTGGATACGCCGCCGAAGCGGGCCTTCATGCGCAAGCTGGCCGAGCGGGGCTGGCTCGGGATGTCCTGGCCGAAGGAGTACGGCGGTCAGGAGCGGAGTGGCATCTACGACTTCCTGCTCACCGAGGCGCTCTCGCGCTGGGGTGCACCCCAGCCGGGGAAGGGCGTCGGGATCGTCGGCAAGACGATCATTCGCCACGGCAACGAGAAGCTGAAGAAGACCTTCCTGCCGAAGATCATGCGTGGCGAGGTCGAGTTCGCGATCGGTTACAGCGAGCCCCAGGCCGGATCCGACGCGGCGAACATGCAGCTGAAGGCCCAGAAGGTCGACGGCGGCTGGAAGCTCGACGGCAAGAAGATCTGGACCACCTCGGCGCACTTCGCCGACTGGTACTGGGTGGGCGCCCGCACGGATACGAGCCACAAGCACAAGGGCATCACCCTCTTTCTGATCGAGATGAACCACCCGGGTCTGACCCTTAGCCCGACCTGGACGATCGGCGACGAGCGGACCAACGAGGTGTTCTTCGACGACGTGTTCGTCAGCGACGACTTCGTCGTGGGCGAGGTCAATCACGGCTGGACCTATATCTGTGAAGCCCTCGACCTCGAGCGCTTCGCGATGATGCCGGTCGGCTGTCTCGAGAAGAAGGTCGAGGCGCTCTGCGAGCACGTGGCCACCACGAAACGCGACGATCGCCCCCTGCGCGAGGATCCCGGCGCGCGGCGGGCCGTGGCCCAGACCGTGACCCAGCTGGAAGTGGCGCGCATGCTCCAACGACGGGTGATCAGCGAGGCGCTGAAGGACCGCGTCCCCACCGTGGAGTCGTCCCAGTACAAGCTCTACATGAACGAGACCGGCCAGCGCATGACGAACGCGACCCTCGACCTGCTCGGCTCCGAGGGCCTCCTGAAGAAGGCGAACGCGTCGGCGCCGATGGGCGGGCGCTTCGAGCGCTCCTATCGCTACACGGTCGTCGACACGATCGGGGGCGGGACCTCCGAAGTGCAGAAGAACATCATCGCGCGGCGCGGGCTGGGACTTCCGGCGAACTTTTGA
- a CDS encoding nuclear transport factor 2 family protein, whose translation MSDALALARRFMDAVEAGDIEAARACFQPDAGIWHNYDGKTQSVDENLALLGWMAKRCRARRYQIRRLEAVEGGYLQQHSLVLELNDGKTVSTEAIALVSVRDGRIARIEEYLDPGPIGAIAQQ comes from the coding sequence ATGTCCGACGCCCTCGCCCTCGCCCGCCGCTTCATGGACGCCGTGGAAGCCGGCGACATCGAGGCCGCCCGCGCCTGCTTCCAGCCCGACGCCGGGATCTGGCACAACTACGACGGCAAGACCCAGAGCGTCGACGAGAACCTGGCCCTGCTCGGCTGGATGGCGAAGCGCTGTCGCGCGCGGCGCTACCAGATCCGCCGGCTCGAAGCCGTCGAGGGCGGCTATCTCCAGCAGCACAGCCTCGTGCTCGAGCTGAATGACGGGAAGACGGTTTCGACCGAGGCGATCGCGCTCGTCAGCGTCCGAGACGGCCGTATCGCGCGCATCGAGGAGTACCTCGACCCGGGCCCGATCGGCGCCATCGCCCAGCAGTAG
- a CDS encoding acyl-CoA dehydrogenase family protein: protein MDFDFDSQEQAFAEEVEKWLVENHDPVVMDPTRENFTQLADTPERRDFMKKLAAKGWLGMSWPKEYGGQEIEGIYEFILNEALSKHAAPQIGKGVGIIGKTLIRHGSEKLKREFLPKILKAEIEFAVGYSEPEAGSDAANMQLKAEKVDGGWNLNGQKMWTTSAHFADWYWVGARTDPDKRKHDGLSLFLIPMDHPGLEVQSLPTIGKDTTNQVFFEDVFVPDDYLVGERGRGFQYISEALDLERFTMFTLSPITERTRVLIDHVKQAKRDGQPLKDDPTVRRLIAHIATDTAVAKALSTRFVSAAQSGGKPPTIPSSQYKLFTTSLSQRVCKDALDICGASGTLRVDQDVAPVSGRFEGAYRATVNETVGGGSSEIQKNIIARRHLGLPKNF from the coding sequence GTGGACTTCGATTTCGATTCCCAGGAACAGGCCTTCGCCGAAGAAGTGGAGAAGTGGCTCGTCGAGAATCACGACCCGGTCGTGATGGACCCGACCCGCGAGAACTTCACCCAGCTCGCCGACACGCCGGAGCGTCGCGACTTCATGAAGAAGCTGGCGGCGAAGGGTTGGCTCGGCATGTCCTGGCCGAAGGAGTACGGCGGACAGGAGATCGAGGGCATCTACGAGTTCATTCTGAACGAGGCGCTCTCGAAGCACGCTGCGCCCCAGATCGGCAAGGGTGTCGGCATCATCGGCAAGACCTTGATCCGCCACGGCAGCGAGAAGCTCAAGCGGGAGTTCCTGCCGAAGATCCTGAAGGCCGAGATCGAGTTCGCGGTGGGCTACAGCGAGCCCGAGGCCGGTTCGGACGCCGCGAACATGCAGCTCAAGGCCGAGAAGGTCGACGGCGGCTGGAACCTGAACGGCCAGAAGATGTGGACCACCTCGGCGCACTTCGCCGACTGGTACTGGGTCGGCGCCCGCACCGACCCGGACAAGCGGAAGCACGATGGCCTCTCGCTCTTCCTGATCCCGATGGACCACCCGGGTCTCGAGGTGCAGAGCTTGCCGACGATCGGCAAGGACACCACGAACCAGGTGTTCTTCGAGGACGTGTTCGTGCCCGACGACTACCTGGTCGGCGAGCGCGGTCGCGGCTTCCAGTACATCTCCGAAGCCCTCGACCTCGAGCGCTTCACGATGTTCACCCTGTCGCCGATCACCGAGCGCACCCGCGTGCTGATCGACCACGTCAAGCAGGCGAAGCGCGACGGTCAGCCCCTGAAGGACGACCCGACCGTCCGCCGGCTGATCGCCCACATCGCGACCGACACCGCCGTCGCGAAGGCGCTCTCTACCCGCTTCGTCTCCGCGGCCCAGTCCGGAGGCAAACCGCCGACGATCCCGTCGTCCCAGTACAAGCTGTTTACGACGTCCCTGTCCCAGCGCGTCTGCAAGGACGCGCTCGACATCTGCGGCGCCTCGGGAACGCTGCGGGTCGATCAGGACGTCGCGCCGGTTTCGGGCCGCTTCGAGGGCGCCTATCGGGCCACGGTCAACGAGACCGTGGGCGGAGGTTCCTCGGAGATCCAGAAGAACATCATCGCCCGGCGTCACCTGGGCCTCCCGAAGAACTTCTAG
- a CDS encoding CaiB/BaiF CoA-transferase family protein — MAATPAPLDGVTVLDLSTVGPGTRCTRILADYGAEVVKVGVPPKKSGLQTQPAFWSYSANRGMRQVRIDLKDADGKAAFEALVRKADVVLESYRPGVMARLGIDYEQLRALNPRIIVCSTSGYGQAGPASQYAGHDINYLAVGGFLHTSGRRGDGGPPLPGATVADSAAGGMHAAIAILAALMRREKTGEGEYLDVSVADGVLLLTSLYVDQYLATGAKPGPGHDILTGRYACYSTYECADGKWVSVGAIEGPFYANLCKLLGCEQWLEHQHDDAVQEKIRDDFAAAFRTRDRDAWVAELAPANTCVAPVYAIDELAQDPQFHARGMFVDAEHPTEGRFRQVAPPLAGMPRAEVTPVPDGAKTDTDRLLAEAGVAAEAIERMRGAGVIA; from the coding sequence GTGGCCGCGACCCCCGCACCGCTCGACGGCGTCACGGTGCTCGACCTTTCGACGGTCGGGCCCGGGACCCGTTGTACGCGCATCCTCGCCGACTACGGCGCGGAGGTCGTGAAGGTCGGGGTGCCGCCGAAGAAGTCGGGCCTGCAGACCCAGCCGGCCTTCTGGTCGTACTCCGCGAACCGCGGCATGCGCCAGGTGCGTATCGATCTGAAGGACGCCGATGGGAAGGCGGCCTTCGAGGCGCTGGTCCGCAAGGCCGACGTCGTGCTCGAGAGCTATCGCCCGGGTGTGATGGCGCGCCTCGGCATCGATTACGAGCAGCTGCGCGCCCTCAACCCGCGCATCATCGTGTGCTCGACCAGCGGCTATGGCCAGGCGGGGCCCGCTTCCCAGTACGCCGGGCACGACATCAACTACCTGGCCGTGGGCGGCTTTCTCCACACGAGCGGGCGCCGGGGCGACGGCGGTCCGCCGCTGCCCGGCGCCACGGTCGCCGACAGCGCGGCGGGCGGGATGCACGCGGCGATCGCGATCCTGGCCGCGCTGATGCGTCGGGAGAAGACGGGCGAAGGCGAGTACCTGGACGTCAGCGTCGCCGATGGGGTGCTGCTCCTGACCTCGCTCTACGTCGATCAGTATCTCGCGACCGGTGCCAAGCCCGGGCCCGGCCACGACATCCTCACCGGCCGCTACGCCTGCTACAGCACCTATGAGTGCGCGGACGGGAAGTGGGTGTCGGTGGGCGCGATCGAGGGGCCGTTCTACGCGAACCTCTGCAAGCTCCTGGGCTGCGAGCAGTGGCTCGAGCACCAGCACGACGATGCGGTGCAGGAGAAGATCCGCGACGACTTTGCGGCGGCGTTCCGCACCCGCGATCGAGACGCCTGGGTCGCCGAACTCGCGCCGGCGAACACCTGCGTGGCTCCCGTGTATGCGATCGACGAGCTCGCCCAGGACCCCCAGTTCCACGCGCGGGGCATGTTCGTCGATGCCGAGCACCCGACCGAGGGACGCTTCCGCCAGGTGGCGCCGCCGCTCGCCGGAATGCCGCGTGCCGAGGTGACTCCGGTCCCCGACGGCGCGAAGACCGATACCGACCGTTTGCTCGCCGAGGCCGGAGTGGCCGCAGAGGCGATCGAGCGGATGCGGGGCGCAGGCGTCATCGCCTGA
- a CDS encoding MaoC family dehydratase N-terminal domain-containing protein: MSDLPAEVQGWIGEKRYEIEGEFDVERGYIFTTCSSVQNGNPIFWDEKAANDITDGFIAPPAMISVWFRPHHWAPNRAEEQALPLQVHFDLKRVFELPEAVMSDNTVTFGAPVRLGDRLKTWQVLRNVSSPKTTKLGKGRFWDIDVEYQNQRGEWVGTESYTGFGYRRDS; encoded by the coding sequence ATGTCTGATTTGCCGGCCGAGGTCCAGGGATGGATCGGCGAGAAGCGCTACGAGATCGAAGGCGAGTTCGATGTCGAGCGCGGCTACATCTTCACCACCTGCTCGTCGGTCCAGAACGGTAATCCCATCTTCTGGGACGAGAAGGCGGCGAACGACATCACCGATGGCTTCATTGCGCCGCCGGCGATGATCTCGGTGTGGTTCCGGCCGCACCACTGGGCGCCGAATCGCGCGGAGGAGCAGGCGCTCCCGTTGCAGGTGCACTTCGACCTGAAGCGCGTCTTCGAACTGCCCGAGGCGGTGATGAGCGACAACACGGTCACCTTCGGCGCTCCCGTGCGCCTCGGCGACCGGCTGAAGACCTGGCAGGTGCTGCGCAACGTCAGCAGCCCCAAGACCACGAAGCTCGGCAAGGGTCGCTTCTGGGACATCGACGTCGAGTATCAGAACCAGCGCGGCGAATGGGTCGGCACCGAGAGCTACACCGGCTTCGGTTATCGGAGGGATTCGTAA
- a CDS encoding acyl-CoA dehydrogenase family protein, with protein MDLEFTEEQQLMRDMTRTMLSEHCPVDVVRQMEDDPKGYPDGLWKQVSELGLTGMLIPEDFGGSGQTLLEAALVYEEFGRTMAPIPHFESAVMSAGILLAAGDDAQKGAWLERIANGSAIVSPAWLEPERGYGPVGVQLDAKVDGDGFVLNGEKRHVGFARAADQLIVLARSTDGIDLFLVDPTSEGMALTQELTLGSDCQYHVAFRNVRVPASARIGAAGSGWKTWSRVLHQGIILLAAQAIGGADRALEITVEYAKERKQFDKPLGAFQSLAHYMADTSTRIDGGRTLVYEAAWNDAQGRSISRLAPMAKLFACETYREGTRVCEQIWGGVGFTIEYDIQLFFRRAKHLQLSWWDTPYLEELVAADVLDS; from the coding sequence ATGGATCTCGAGTTCACCGAAGAACAGCAGCTCATGCGCGACATGACGCGCACCATGCTCAGCGAGCATTGCCCGGTCGACGTGGTGCGCCAGATGGAAGACGACCCGAAGGGTTATCCCGACGGGCTCTGGAAGCAGGTCAGCGAGCTCGGTCTCACCGGCATGCTGATCCCCGAAGACTTCGGTGGATCGGGGCAGACGCTCCTCGAAGCGGCGCTCGTCTACGAAGAGTTCGGCCGCACGATGGCGCCGATCCCGCACTTCGAGAGCGCGGTGATGTCGGCGGGCATCCTGCTCGCCGCCGGGGACGACGCCCAGAAGGGCGCCTGGCTCGAGCGGATCGCGAACGGCTCGGCGATCGTCAGCCCGGCATGGCTGGAGCCTGAGCGCGGCTACGGCCCGGTCGGCGTGCAGCTCGATGCGAAGGTAGACGGGGACGGCTTCGTGCTGAACGGCGAGAAGCGCCACGTGGGCTTCGCGCGGGCGGCGGATCAGCTGATCGTGCTCGCGCGCTCGACCGACGGCATCGACCTCTTCCTGGTGGATCCGACAAGCGAGGGCATGGCCCTGACCCAGGAGCTCACCCTCGGCTCGGACTGCCAGTACCACGTGGCCTTCCGCAACGTGCGGGTGCCGGCCTCGGCGCGCATCGGCGCGGCGGGCAGCGGTTGGAAAACCTGGAGCCGTGTCCTGCACCAGGGGATCATCCTGCTCGCGGCCCAGGCGATCGGCGGAGCAGACCGCGCACTCGAGATCACGGTCGAGTACGCGAAGGAGCGCAAGCAGTTCGACAAGCCCCTCGGCGCTTTCCAGTCGCTGGCCCACTACATGGCCGACACCTCGACCCGCATCGATGGTGGCCGCACGCTGGTCTACGAGGCGGCGTGGAACGACGCCCAGGGCCGCTCGATCTCGCGGCTCGCACCGATGGCGAAGCTCTTCGCCTGCGAGACCTACCGCGAAGGCACCCGGGTCTGCGAGCAGATCTGGGGCGGTGTCGGCTTCACGATCGAGTACGACATCCAGCTCTTCTTCCGGCGCGCGAAGCACCTGCAGCTCTCCTGGTGGGATACCCCCTACCTGGAGGAGCTGGTGGCGGCGGACGTCCTCGACAGCTGA
- a CDS encoding LLM class F420-dependent oxidoreductase: MKFGITMFATDQAMNPVELAREAEQRGFTSLFLPEHTHIPTSRRTPPPTGDEVLAEEYKRTLDPYIALAAAASVTERIRLGTGIALVAQHDPITYAKELATLDLLSEGRLVLGIGYGWNHEEMENHGIDVKRRRARVRETLLAMQVLWTEERASFDGEFIQFEESWQWPKPLQQPRPPVLLGGAAGPTLFRHIAEYGDGWLPIGGAGMKASLDELRRVVESAGRRFEELEIMPMGVLPTPEKIAYYRDLGVTESVLRVPGGPRDEVLPVLDAFAAQYVEA, from the coding sequence ATGAAGTTCGGGATCACCATGTTCGCGACCGACCAGGCGATGAACCCGGTCGAGCTCGCGCGCGAGGCGGAGCAGCGCGGATTCACGTCGCTCTTCCTGCCCGAGCACACCCACATCCCGACCAGTCGACGCACCCCGCCGCCCACCGGCGACGAGGTGCTGGCCGAGGAGTACAAGCGCACCCTCGATCCCTACATCGCCTTGGCGGCCGCGGCGTCGGTCACCGAGCGCATCCGGTTGGGGACGGGCATCGCGCTGGTCGCCCAACACGACCCGATCACCTACGCGAAGGAGCTCGCCACCCTGGATCTGCTCTCCGAGGGCCGGCTGGTCCTGGGCATCGGCTACGGCTGGAACCACGAAGAGATGGAGAACCACGGGATCGACGTGAAGCGGCGTCGGGCCCGGGTGCGCGAGACCCTGCTGGCGATGCAGGTGCTCTGGACCGAGGAGCGCGCCTCCTTCGACGGCGAGTTCATCCAGTTCGAGGAGAGCTGGCAGTGGCCGAAGCCTCTCCAGCAGCCGCGGCCGCCGGTGCTGCTCGGGGGCGCTGCCGGGCCCACGCTCTTCCGGCACATCGCCGAGTACGGGGACGGCTGGCTCCCGATCGGCGGGGCAGGGATGAAGGCCTCGCTCGACGAGCTGCGTCGGGTGGTGGAGAGCGCCGGTCGGCGCTTCGAGGAGCTCGAGATCATGCCGATGGGCGTGCTGCCGACGCCCGAGAAGATCGCCTACTACCGCGATCTCGGTGTCACCGAGTCGGTGCTGCGCGTGCCCGGCGGACCGCGAGACGAGGTGTTGCCGGTCCTCGACGCCTTCGCCGCTCAGTACGTCGAGGCCTAG